A genomic region of Patescibacteria group bacterium contains the following coding sequences:
- a CDS encoding YebC/PmpR family DNA-binding transcriptional regulator, with the protein MSGHSKWATTHRAKEIVDAKRGAAFTKISNVITIAARKGGDPATNFALATAVDRARGVNMPKDNIERAIKRGTGELEGATLEELIYEAVGPANSQFVIKILTDNKNRTAAEVRHLLAAHGAAMGAVLWNFDLKGVIRVSAAVAAAKGIDSDEGQLELIDAGADDVKKEAEGLTILTTGANLQKVKTYLEGKGIATESAEIEYVAKDTIEVAGDDSAKIEGLTAALDENEDVSDYYSNLK; encoded by the coding sequence ATGTCCGGACATTCCAAATGGGCGACAACCCATCGAGCCAAAGAGATCGTCGACGCCAAGCGCGGCGCGGCTTTTACTAAAATTTCCAACGTCATTACCATTGCCGCCAGAAAAGGCGGGGATCCGGCAACAAATTTTGCTTTAGCTACCGCCGTTGACCGCGCCCGGGGCGTCAATATGCCCAAAGATAATATTGAAAGGGCGATTAAAAGGGGTACTGGAGAATTGGAAGGCGCGACGCTGGAAGAATTGATTTATGAAGCGGTCGGACCGGCTAATTCCCAATTTGTCATTAAAATTTTAACCGATAATAAAAATCGTACGGCCGCGGAAGTCCGCCATTTGCTTGCCGCGCACGGCGCTGCGATGGGCGCAGTCTTGTGGAACTTTGATTTAAAGGGCGTGATCCGCGTCTCGGCAGCCGTTGCCGCTGCCAAAGGAATTGATTCTGACGAAGGCCAGCTGGAATTGATCGATGCCGGCGCCGATGACGTGAAAAAAGAAGCCGAGGGTTTGACGATTTTGACTACCGGAGCCAATTTGCAAAAAGTTAAAACTTATTTGGAAGGCAAGGGCATTGCCACCGAGTCGGCGGAAATTGAATATGTCGCCAAAGACACCATTGAAGTTGCCGGCGATGATTCGGCCAAGATTGAAGGGCTGACCGCGGCGCTGGATGAGAATGAAGATGTATCGGACTATTATTCGAACTTAAAATAA
- the ruvC gene encoding crossover junction endodeoxyribonuclease RuvC, producing MSKIILGIDPGIADTGYGLIEKHAGGKISSLAYGSIKTKAGAPMAERLETLNDELEKIIQKYQPALAVVEELFFYNNAKTAIVVGQARGVILLACRKNKIPIVELTPLQVKQTISGYGQAGKEQVQKMVKILLNLKEIPKPDDAADALAIAISAVNELK from the coding sequence ATGTCCAAAATCATTCTCGGGATCGACCCCGGCATCGCCGATACCGGCTATGGGCTGATTGAAAAGCATGCGGGCGGGAAAATATCCTCGCTCGCTTACGGTTCGATCAAAACCAAGGCCGGCGCGCCCATGGCCGAAAGACTGGAAACGCTTAATGATGAATTGGAAAAAATAATCCAGAAATATCAGCCGGCGCTGGCGGTTGTCGAAGAATTATTTTTTTACAATAACGCCAAGACGGCGATCGTAGTCGGCCAGGCCAGGGGAGTGATCCTTTTGGCTTGCCGGAAAAATAAAATTCCCATCGTCGAATTAACGCCGCTGCAAGTCAAACAGACGATTTCCGGCTATGGCCAGGCCGGAAAAGAGCAGGTGCAAAAAATGGTCAAAATACTTTTAAATTTAAAGGAAATTCCCAAGCCCGACGACGCGGCCGACGCCCTGGCAATTGCAATTAGCGCGGTCAATGAATTAAAATAA